GGACTCCCTGCTCGATCCCCACGAGATGCTCACGCCCATCCGCGACGACGCCGGTCACATCGTGGATCTGGAGTACGTGCAGGTTAACCGTGCCAGTTGCCGCTACCTGGGCATGTCGCGCGACGAGCTGGAGGGACATCGCCTCGGCGACATCTGGTCCGGCGCGGCCAAGGACTTCGTGATGCAGTGCGCCCGGCAGGTGCTGGCGACCGGTCAGCCGCTGCGGGTGGACGAGCAGGAGGTTGTCACGCCGCGCGGTGACATCCGGGTGTTCGACATCCGCGGCGTGCTCATCGACGAAGCCTTGAGTTTCACCTACCGGGACGTGACCAAGCGGGTCGCGCAGGCACGGGAGGTGGCGCAGTCACGGGAGTACTACCGCTTGGTGGCCGAGAACGCCTCGGAGATGGTCTTCCGCTCGGAGTCCGACGGCACGCTGTCGTGGGTCAGCCCGTCGGTCGCCCGCACCTCGGGTGGCCCATCGACCAGATCCAGGGGCAGAGTTTGCGCGATCTCATCCATCCCGACGACCTGCCGGTCGTCACGGAACTGCAGAAGTCGGCTATCGCGGCCGGTGAACTCACCGGGAACGTACAGTGCCGGATGGCCACTGCCGATGGTGGCTGGCGCTGGATGAGTGTCCTGGGCCGGTCAATCGTCGACGAGCGCGGCCAGGTGATCGGCGGTGTGGACGCCATCCGGGACATCCAGGCCGAGCACGACGCGCTGGTGGCACTCGCCGAGTCCGAGGAGCGCTTCCGCCGTTCGATGATGGACGCGGCGATCGGCATGGCCATGGTCGGTGTTGACGGCAGGTTCGTGAGTGTCAATCCCGCACTCTGTGCCTTGTTGGCCCGTGACGAGCGCACCTTGATGGGCAGTACGTGGCAGGAGTTGACTCACCCCGACGACCTCACCACGGACGCATCCCTGGTGGATGACGTGTTCGCCGGCCGCCGTGACACCTACCGATTGGCCAAGCGCTACCTGCGCCCCGATGGCACTGTGGTCTGGGCCGACCTCACGGTCTCCGGTGTGCGGGCGGAGGACGGTCGGCTCGCGCATCTCATGGCACAGGTCGTCGACATCACCGAGAGTGTGCACGCCCGGGAGGCGCTGGCGCGCAGCGAGGAGCACTTCCGCCTGCTGGCCGAGAACTCTTCGGATGTCGTGTTCCGCGCCTCGTCGGCCGCCGTGCTGGAGTGGGTCTCGCCGTCGGTGATGGACGTCCTGGGCTTCGCGCCGCGCGAGGTTGTGGGGGCGCCGGTTCTCGACTTCGTGGAGCCGGAGGACCTCCCGCCCGATCTGCACCTGGACCCTCGCAACGCGGACACCATCGACTTCGTGGGCAGAGTCCGCACCGCCGCGGGTGCGTCGTTGTGGATGGACATCGCCGCGCGTCCGGTGCTCGGCGAGGACGGGTCGGTCATCGGCCGGGTCGGCCGGCTGCGGGACGTGCAGGCGCAGCACGACGCGCAGGAGGCGTTGCGGCGCAGTGAGCAACTGTTCCGCACGGCCATGGAATCGGCGCCGACGGGGATGGCGGTGGTCGGCTTGGACCGGGAGTTCCTCCAAGTGAACCCGGCGCTGTGCCGTCTGCTCGGGCGCACGGAGGAGTGGTTGCTCGGGCGCAGCGTCAGTGACGTGCTCGACCCCCTCGACGACGACCTCGACCGCCGGCTTCGTTCCCAGATCCTGGCCGGTCTGATGGCGTCGCTGACTCGCGACCACCAGATGATCCGCTCGGATGGTGAGCGGGTGCTCGTCGAGCAGTCCATCGGCCTGCTGCGTGACGAGCAGGGCCGGGCCACCGCCTACGTGTCGCAGTTCGCCGACGTCACCGAGGCCAGGGCGACCCGTGAGCAACTGCGGTTCCTCGCCACGCACGACTCCTTGACCGAGTTGCTCAACCGCCGGGAACTGGTCACGCGGATCTCCGGGGTCTCGCGCAGACTCCCCGCACCGGGATCCACGTGGGTGTGCTGTTCATCGACCTCGACGGACTGAAGTCGGTGAACGACACCTACGGGCATGCCGTCGGCGACGAGGTGATCGTGACCGTCGCCCGCCGCGTCCGGGACAGGGTGCGGGTCAACGACGTGCTGGCCCGCTTCGGCGGAGACGAGTTCGTCCTGGTGCTGCCAGCCATCCACGGCGTCGATGACGTGGCGCGCATCTGCGAGGAGTTGCATCGGGCGGTGACGCAGCCGATGGCCGTCGGCGAGCGCACCATCGTCATGACCATGAGCGTCGGCGTGGCCGTGGTGTCGCCGGGAGAGGATCCGGACAGCGCCTTGCGCCGGGCCGATGCGGCGTTGTACCGGGCGAAGCGGGAAGGCCGGGCCCGCACGGTCGTCTACGACCCCCGGCTCGATGCCACCGAGCCTGCCTGAAGGTAGCCTCAGCGCCCGCGACGGGTTGCGGTTAGTCTGCGGATCATGGCCCGAGTACTGAAACTGATCCTGCCGCTGGCGATGGCGACCAGCGTGCTGGCGGCTCCGGCGGTGGCCCACGCCGACACGGTGTGGCTGTGCCGTCCCGGGGCGAGCCCCAACCCCTGTGATGGATCGCTGAAGACGACGATCCGCACCCCCGGCAAGGCGCCGCGGGTCGTGACGCCCAAGCCCGCCAAGAAGCCGGCGATCGACTGCTTCTACGTGTACCCGACGGTCAGTGAGCAGCCCACGGTCGTTGCCGACCTGGCCAAGGACCCGCAGGAGATCGTCATCGCCAAGCACCAGGCGGCGCGCTTCAGTCAGGTCTGCGATGTGTACGCACCGATGTACCGGCAGATCACCCTGAAGGCGATCCTGGGGACCGCGACTCCCACCCCGCAGGACCGGGAGGTCGGCTTCGACGACGTGAAGGCGGCATTCGCCGAGTACCGTGCCGCGCATCCTGATCGGGGATACGTCCTCATCGGGCACTCGCAGGGGTCGGGGGTACTGAAGCGGCTGATCCGGGAGGTCATCGAACCCGATGCGGCACTGCGCGCGGACATGGTCTCGGCGCTGCTGCTCGGCACCAGTGTCGCGGTGCCGGTCGGGAAGGCGGTGGGCGGTGACTTCAGCAGTGTGCCGTTGTGCACCCGGCCCCGGCAGGTCAACTGCGTCATCTCCTACTCGACCTTCGGTCAGGAGCCGCCGGACAGTTCCTTCGGCCGGGTGCGTCCCGACAGCGTCGGCCTGGACCCGAACGTGCAGTACGAGGCGGCCTGCACGAATCCGGCGGCGCTGAAGGGCGGTTGGTCGCGCATCGACACGATCCTGCGGACCGAGCCGATCCCGGGCCTGCTGGGTGTGGCGACGGGTATCACCTACGGCGGGACCCCGCCCACGGCGAAGACCGCGTGGCTGACCCCCAAGGGCCGCTACAAGGCCAAGTGCATGCGCTCCAACGGCGCCCACGTGCTCATGGTCAAGGGTGTCGGGAAGGCCAAGGCACTCCAGCCCGCACCGACCCCGACGTGGGGGCTGCACCTGCTCGACGCGAACCTGCCGCTCGGGGACCTCATCGACGTGGTGCGCGTGCAGTCCAAGGCGTTCAGCGCGCGATGACGCGGATCGTCGCGCTCGCACGGGCCGACGTGGACACTCTGCTGGAATGGGCGGCCGCTGAGGGCTGGAATCCCGGGGACGAGGCCGAGGTGTTCTGGAACACCGACCCGCAGGCCTACCTCGGTGTGCGCGACGACGACGGCCGTCTCATCGGTGCCGTCGCCACTGTCGACTACGGCGGGCGGCTCGGCGTGATGGGCCTGTTCATCGTGGCGCCGCCGCACCGGGGCCGCGGATTGGGCCGGCAGTTGTGGTATCACGGCCGGGACACGCTGCTGGAGCGACTCGAACCGGGCGCGCCGATCGCCATCGATGCCGTGCCCGCGATGGCCCGCTTCTACCGGGACAGTGGTTTCAGGCAGACCCACGACCATCGCCGCATGCGCATCCTCAGCACCGTCGAGGACGTGCCGGCCGCAGTGCGCCGGGTCACCGCGCCGCTGGGCAGTCTGCCCGACCTGGACACCCGATGTTTCGGCGCTCCGCGCCCGGGGTTCCTCGGGCCCTGGTTGGCGCAGCCGGATCACGTGGCTGTCGCCCATGTGGATGACCGCTTGAGCGGATACGGGGTATTGCGTGGCTGCCGGCACGGATTCAAGGTCGGGCCGCTGTTCGCGCAGTCGGCGGCAACGGCTGATGCGCTGTTCCGGGGACTGACTGCGGGGATCCCGGCAGGCTCCGACGTGTTCGTGGATGTCCCCTCCGTCAACGAGTCGGCGGTGCAGTGGGCCGCGCGCCGTGGTGGCCAGGAAGTGTTCACCTGCGCCCGGATGTACCACGGTGCGGCGCCGGCGGCCGATTGGGCCTCGGTGTTCGGGGTCACCACTCTCGAACTCGGTTGATGCCTGTGCCGCACCAGGTTGTTGCGGCGTGCAGGTCAGTGTGATCGCCGTCACCAGTGGGCGTGTCCTAGGTCACGCGTAGACAGGTATCAGCGAGGGAATCACCGAAGCGACCTCAAATGTCGTCGTCGTCGAGGAGTTCCCCGACCCATGAACACAAAGACCCTGGTCGCCGGCATCGCCGCAGCGCCCGTGTTCCTCGGTGCAGCCGTCGTGCCCAGCACCGCAGCGGTGCAGCCCGCCACGTCCGCGGCTGCTGCGCCGGCTGTCAAAGCCAAATCCACCGACCGGACCAAGCGCGCCTCGCGTGCCGCCGGTGTCTCCATGCGCACCAAGGGAACGCAGTACAGCCCCACCCGGGCCGCGATGCGCCTGGAGCGCTGGGCCAAGCGTGGTACGCGCGGGTACCACAACCAGTGCCTGCGTCTGGCTGACAACGCTTACCAGCCGAAGGGCAACCGCACCAGCACGGCCTTGAGCCAGTGGAAGCGGGCCAAGCGCAAGGGATATGCCCATCCGCACAACCGCCGGCCCCCGGTGGGGGCGCAGATGTTTTGGCGGACCTCCAACCCCGCCGGCCACATCGCGACCTACGTCGGTAACGGCAAGGCCGTGACTAACATGCCGGGCGGCGCGGTCCGCAAGATCAACTGGAAGCGCATGAACCAATGGGGTCCCTACCTCGGCTGGGCCGAGCCGTTCTACGGCTGAGACACGTCGCGAATACAGCCCTGCCGCGGGCCACCTCGACCATCGAAGAACCGTCTGGAGAACACTGTGAAACGCACCGCTTCGCTGATCGCCGGCGTCATGGCGGTGCCGGTGCTAGCCGGTTCCGTCGCCGCCTCCACCCCCCAGGCCCCGGCGCAGCCACAGATCCACCTGGCAACCGCGGGCACTCTGGTGGCCGCGACTCCGGGCAGTGCACGTGACACGGACCTCGTCCACGCCGCAGCCTGGGCCGAGCAGGACGATGCTCGCCAACTCCGGCGGGCTGCGCGGTCCGCGGTCTTGCGCACCTACGGCACGGCGAACACGGCCGAGGAGGCCGTGGGCCTGCTGAAGAAGTGGGCACGCGAGGGCGTCGGCGGATACCCCAACCAGTGCCTGCGCCTGGCCGATGACGCCTACCGCGCCTCCGCGCGCACCACGACCGCGCTGGCACAGTCGAGCCGGGCCAAGGAGGCCGGAGTCGCCTACCCGGACAGTCGCGACATCCCGGTGGGTGCGCACATGTTCTGGCGGACCGATCACCCGGCCGGGCACATCGCCACCTACGTGGGGGACGGCAAGGTCGTCACCAACATGCCGGGCGGCAGCATCAAGATCGTCGATTGGCACAAACTCAACGAGTGGGGTCCCTACCTCGGCTGGGCCAACCCGTACTATCGCTAGCCTCCCCGGGTCGGCGCCCACGATGATGGGCGGGTGACCGCCTCGTTCCTGCGCACCTGGCTGCCCGGCCTGACGCCGGAACTGCGCCCCTTCGAGCGGCACAACGTCATCGCCGGGCTCACCGTCACCGCCTACCTCGTGCCCCAGGTGATGGCCTACGCGATCCTCGCCGGACTCTCCCCGGTCACCGGTCTGTGGGCCGCCTTGGTCGCGGTTCCGCTGTACGCCCTGCTCGGGACGTCGCGCTGGCTCAGTTTCGGGCCAGAGTCCAGCGTCGCCGTGACCGCCGCAGTGATCGTGCCGGCGGTGGCCGCCGGCGGCACCTCCCCGGCCGCGGTCGCTTCGGCGCTGGCGTTGGCGGTCGGTGTGGTGGGCCTGCTGGCAAGCCTCCTGCGGATGTCGTTCGTGGCGGACCTGCTCGGCCGGCCCATCCTCGTCGGGTACATGGCGGGCATCGCGGTGCTCATGATCGACAGCCAGCTCGAACGTGTGACCGGCGAGTCGGTACCTGGCGACCCGGGGGTCCTCGAGCATCTCTGGCTGGTGATCGGTACGACCCCGCAGTGGTCGGCGGTGATCACCGCGGCCGGGGTGCTGGCCGTGCTGGTGGGGTTCGCCCGCACGCGTCTGCGCCCGTTCGCGCCATTGATCTCCCTAGTGGTGGGCGCCGCGATTGCAGCGGCGCTGTCGGCAAGTGGCCAGCCGGTGGAACTGCTCGGCGACATCCCGGCGGGACTACCCACCCCTGCGCTCCCGTCGGTACCCGCGTCGCTCGTGCCGGATCTCATGCTGGCCGCGGTGGGGGTATTGCTCGTGGCGTTCGCCGATGCCACGCTGACCGGGCGGTCGTTCCACCTCGTGCAGGACCCGCCTCTGCGGGCCCCCACCGAGTTGCGGGCCTTGGCGGTGGTGAACGTGGCCGCGGGATTCTTCCGCGGGATGCCGGTGTCCACCAGCGGCAGTCGCTCAGCGGTTGCCCGCGCGAGCGGTGCCACATCGCAGGGCTACTCGATCGCCGCCGCATTGTTCCTCGCCGTGGTCCTGCTCGTGGCCGGTCCCGTCCTCGAGGTAGTTCCGCAGGCGGCGCTGGGTGCGCTGGTGGTGTACGCGGCGGTGCTGCTCATCGACGTGCCGGGGTTCCGGGGGTTGTGGCGGTTCCAGCGCTCGGAGTTCCTCGTGGCCCTCGTGACCACGGCCGGCGTGCTGGTGTTCGGGGTCCTGTACGGGGTGCTCATCGCCGTGGGTCTCTCGGTGCTCCTGCTGCTCTTCGAGGTGGCTCGGCCGCACTCGGCGGTACTGGGTTTCGTGCCGGACCTCGCGGGCATGCACGACATCACCGACTTCCCCCAGACCCGCGAGGAGCCGGGCCTGCTGATCTTCCGGTACGACTCGCCCCTCTTCTTCGCCAACGCTGACAACTTCCTCACGAATGCGCGCACGGCGGTCCAGGAGCGGATGCCGGGCGTGGAGTGGTTCGCGCTGCAGAGCGAGGCGATCGTCGAGGTGGATTCGACCGCGGTGGAAGCCCTCGAGGTGCTCGTGCGAGAGCTGCGAGCCGCCGGCGTCCGCTTCGTGCTGGTGCGGGCCAAGAGCGAGTTGCTCGACGACCTGTCCCGAACTTCACTGATCGGCGAGATCGGCGAGGAGTACATCTTCCCGACCCTGCCGACACTGGTCGGCGCCTTCCGGTCCCGGAAGTTCTCCGAGCCCGGAAGCGACGAGTCATCCTGACAGGTTGTACAGCGTCACACCGTCGACGGTGACGGACGGGAAGTTCTGCTGTACCCAGGTGCTGATCTGGGAACTCGTCTGCCCGCCGGCGATGAACCAGTGGATCCGCCCGTCCGCCACGTACTGCTGGAACCGCTCGAGGGTGGGGGAGGGGTCACTGCCGTTGAAGCCACCGATCGCCATCACGGGGTGGCCGGTGGCCAACTGGTAGCCCGCGGCGGTCTGACTGCCCACCCCGGCGGCGACCCACGTGTAGTCGGCCGCGTCCTGGGCGAGAGTGGTCACGAGGTCGCCGCTGACGTCGGGGGAGTCCAGCAGCCCGCCCGGGCCGCCAGCGGGCACGCGTTGCCATTTCCTCCGGTGCCGCCGGGCCACCCACTGTGGCGCCGCCGGCTCAGGCCGGCAGTGGGTAGCGCCCCGCTGGTCACCCGGGATGCGGTCTGCAGGCTGAAGGCCGGACCGGACAGCAGCATCGCGACAATCAGGGTGCCCGCCAACGCGGTGCGCACCCTCGGCCCGCTGAGGTCGCCGAGTCCGAGGGCGATTCCGGCCACCACGGCCACCGCGATGACCAGCCAGCCGAGCAGGTCGTAGTCGCGCGCACGAGCAACGTGCCGCCGTACAGCGCGGAGCAGGCCAGAAACACCGCGAGGCCGCATAGGCCCCGCGCCGCCACAGCAGGGTGACCGCCGTGGCCCGCCAGCACAGCGATCGCCGGTGCCAGCGCAACCGCGTAGTACTGGTGGATGATGCCCTGGCTGAAGCGAAGACGGCAAACGTCACGACCAGCCAGCCGCCCCACAGGATCGTGGACACCCGCTGCATCCGGCCGTCGGCCAGCACCCAGGCGAAGACGATCGCCGCGAGCGCCGCAGGCGGCGATCTGCCGGCCCAGTCGGCGTCGAACATCCGGTGCCAGCTCGGCGTCCCCAGCCACCGCCGCCCGCCCGGCACCGCCGCCCACGCTGCCGGTCTCATCGCCGGTCCGCCGCCCCAGGCCGTTGTAACCGAGGATGAGTTCGAGTGCGGAGTCGGTCTGCGAGCCGCCGATGTACGGGCGGATCGACGCGGGCACGAGTTCCACCACGGCCACCCACCATCCGCCGGCGACCACCAGGGCCGGCTGCAGTGGTCAGCATCGCGATCCGCCGCCGCGAGTGGACCAGGATGGCTGCGACGAACGCGGGGAGGACCAGGAAGGCCTGCAGACTCTTGGTGAGGAACGCGAGCGACCGCCGCCAGGACGATCAGCGCAGCCGCTCGGTTCGGTGCCCGCGCCACGGCGTAGGTCGCGGCGACCAGCAGCGGACCGCGGCATCGGGGTTGTTGAACCGGAACATCAGCGTGGCCACCGGCGTGGTGGCGAGGATGACCCCGGCGAGCAGTCCGGCTGGCCTACCGAAGTAGCGCGCCACGAACAGATACAGCAGTCCGACGGTCGCCACGCCCATCAGCGCCTGCCGGGCGAGATGCTCAGGAACTGAGGCCGAACAGGCGCACGACAGGGCCATGACCCAGATGGCGGCAGGCGGCTTGTCGATTGTGATCGCGTTGGCGGCATCGCTGGAGCCGAAGAAGAAGGCCTCCCAGTTCTGCGAGCCGGCCTGCGCGGCCGCGGGTAAGCTGCTGGCCCAGCCGGACAGGCCCCAGATGTACAGCACAGCGGTACCGGCAAGTGCGCCGCAGGGCCGGACGTGTCGGTCGCGGGCCTCGGCGGGGGTGGTGGCGGCGGCCCGTTCGAGCGTGGCGGTCATCGAGTCCTCCTCGGAAGATCCAGTGGCGGAACAGGACGAACCGCACAAGGGTGGCGATCGAGTTGGCGGCGGTGAGGACGGCCAGTTCCATGCCTCTGCTCAAGGTCTCCGGGAGCAGGGCTGCCGTCGCGCTCGTGATGACCAGCGCGACGGCCAGCACCGCGTAGCCCTTGGCCTGGTGCAGCCACCAGTCGGCGCGCCCCGAGATGCCGAACGTGAAGCGGCGGTTCACCGCGGTGTTGGTTGCGGTCGCCAGGAGCAGGGCAGCGACGTTGGCGACCACCGGCTCCACCAGGGTGCGCGCC
This genomic window from Micrococcales bacterium contains:
- a CDS encoding PAS domain S-box protein, which gives rise to MRDLIHPDDLPVVTELQKSAIAAGELTGNVQCRMATADGGWRWMSVLGRSIVDERGQVIGGVDAIRDIQAEHDALVALAESEERFRRSMMDAAIGMAMVGVDGRFVSVNPALCALLARDERTLMGSTWQELTHPDDLTTDASLVDDVFAGRRDTYRLAKRYLRPDGTVVWADLTVSGVRAEDGRLAHLMAQVVDITESVHAREALARSEEHFRLLAENSSDVVFRASSAAVLEWVSPSVMDVLGFAPREVVGAPVLDFVEPEDLPPDLHLDPRNADTIDFVGRVRTAAGASLWMDIAARPVLGEDGSVIGRVGRLRDVQAQHDAQEALRRSEQLFRTAMESAPTGMAVVGLDREFLQVNPALCRLLGRTEEWLLGRSVSDVLDPLDDDLDRRLRSQILAGLMASLTRDHQMIRSDGERVLVEQSIGLLRDEQGRATAYVSQFADVTEARATREQLRFLATHDSLTELLNRRELVTRISGVSRRLPAPGSTWVCCSSTSTD
- a CDS encoding GGDEF domain-containing protein, giving the protein MGVLFIDLDGLKSVNDTYGHAVGDEVIVTVARRVRDRVRVNDVLARFGGDEFVLVLPAIHGVDDVARICEELHRAVTQPMAVGERTIVMTMSVGVAVVSPGEDPDSALRRADAALYRAKREGRARTVVYDPRLDATEPA
- a CDS encoding DUF3089 domain-containing protein — its product is MARVLKLILPLAMATSVLAAPAVAHADTVWLCRPGASPNPCDGSLKTTIRTPGKAPRVVTPKPAKKPAIDCFYVYPTVSEQPTVVADLAKDPQEIVIAKHQAARFSQVCDVYAPMYRQITLKAILGTATPTPQDREVGFDDVKAAFAEYRAAHPDRGYVLIGHSQGSGVLKRLIREVIEPDAALRADMVSALLLGTSVAVPVGKAVGGDFSSVPLCTRPRQVNCVISYSTFGQEPPDSSFGRVRPDSVGLDPNVQYEAACTNPAALKGGWSRIDTILRTEPIPGLLGVATGITYGGTPPTAKTAWLTPKGRYKAKCMRSNGAHVLMVKGVGKAKALQPAPTPTWGLHLLDANLPLGDLIDVVRVQSKAFSAR
- a CDS encoding GNAT family N-acetyltransferase, which codes for MTRIVALARADVDTLLEWAAAEGWNPGDEAEVFWNTDPQAYLGVRDDDGRLIGAVATVDYGGRLGVMGLFIVAPPHRGRGLGRQLWYHGRDTLLERLEPGAPIAIDAVPAMARFYRDSGFRQTHDHRRMRILSTVEDVPAAVRRVTAPLGSLPDLDTRCFGAPRPGFLGPWLAQPDHVAVAHVDDRLSGYGVLRGCRHGFKVGPLFAQSAATADALFRGLTAGIPAGSDVFVDVPSVNESAVQWAARRGGQEVFTCARMYHGAAPAADWASVFGVTTLELG
- a CDS encoding STAS domain-containing protein, with protein sequence MTASFLRTWLPGLTPELRPFERHNVIAGLTVTAYLVPQVMAYAILAGLSPVTGLWAALVAVPLYALLGTSRWLSFGPESSVAVTAAVIVPAVAAGGTSPAAVASALALAVGVVGLLASLLRMSFVADLLGRPILVGYMAGIAVLMIDSQLERVTGESVPGDPGVLEHLWLVIGTTPQWSAVITAAGVLAVLVGFARTRLRPFAPLISLVVGAAIAAALSASGQPVELLGDIPAGLPTPALPSVPASLVPDLMLAAVGVLLVAFADATLTGRSFHLVQDPPLRAPTELRALAVVNVAAGFFRGMPVSTSGSRSAVARASGATSQGYSIAAALFLAVVLLVAGPVLEVVPQAALGALVVYAAVLLIDVPGFRGLWRFQRSEFLVALVTTAGVLVFGVLYGVLIAVGLSVLLLLFEVARPHSAVLGFVPDLAGMHDITDFPQTREEPGLLIFRYDSPLFFANADNFLTNARTAVQERMPGVEWFALQSEAIVEVDSTAVEALEVLVRELRAAGVRFVLVRAKSELLDDLSRTSLIGEIGEEYIFPTLPTLVGAFRSRKFSEPGSDESS
- a CDS encoding glycosyl transferase; translation: MPAGGPGGLLDSPDVSGDLVTTLAQDAADYTWVAAGVGSQTAAGYQLATGHPVMAIGGFNGSDPSPTLERFQQYVADGRIHWFIAGGQTSSQISTWVQQNFPSVTVDGVTLYNLSG
- a CDS encoding glycosyltransferase family 39 protein — its product is MALSCACSASVPEHLARQALMGVATVGLLYLFVARYFGRPAGLLAGVILATTPVATLMFRFNNPDAAVRCWSPRPTPWRGHRTERLR